One window from the genome of Eriocheir sinensis breed Jianghai 21 chromosome 15, ASM2467909v1, whole genome shotgun sequence encodes:
- the LOC126998716 gene encoding uncharacterized protein LOC126998716 produces MTEDTSPPQPHPSTPKLHPNTIHQPPSSTSTQPSIPKLHPNPIHQPPSSTSTPSINPQAPCQPNPQPPSSTSTLSINPQAPPQPYPSTLKHPSSTSTQPSTPKLHSTLNPQAPPNPQPPSSTQPSTPKLHLIPNPQPPSST; encoded by the exons ATGACTGAGGACACCT CTCCACCCCAACCCCATCCATCAACCCCCAAACTCCACCCCAACACCATCCATCAACCCCCAAGCTCCACCTCAACCCAACCCTCAATCCCCAAACTCCACCCCAACCCCATCCATCAACCCCCAAGCTCCACCTCAACCCCCTCCATCAACCCCCAAGCTCCATGTCAACCCAACCCTCAACCTCCAAGCTCCACCTCAACCCTATCCATCAACCCCCAAGCTCCACCTCAACCCTATCCATCAACCCTCAAGCACCCAAGCTCCACCTCAACCCAACCCTCAACCCCCAAGCTCCACTCAACCCTCAACCCCCAAGCTCCACCCAACCCTCAACCCCCAAGCTCCACCCAACCCTCAACCCCCAAGCTCCACCTCATTCCCAACCCTCAACCCCCAAGCTCCACCTAA
- the LOC126998943 gene encoding cytochrome P450 3A41-like, with amino-acid sequence MGVETWVLLATVVALAWLYSRWRHSYWASRGVASPPALPFIGHFNKSFLVNPRLWETYDENYKKFSRMYGLYEFFRPILVINDPEMIKHILVKDFEHFSDRRKFDRKASSKERDTMSMEMLSVKNGEEWKGLRSIVTPIFTSGKIKSMFPLVCDKADALVTFLMMQASENSYVDMKKNFGRYTLDNIATCAFGIECNSLVDENSEFLKQVDSFFGRSPKKIIKGLLFMFTPRLFKLLGLSVRPPSTDFFIDVVERNLAARRAGTRRGDFLDLLLEAQQNSNKPDSKYVMSDITIVAQCVMFIIAGYDTTATLLAFSSYLLAKNKDQQQRLRDEVQWVVAEHGGLTYHGIMEAKLLDACLQETLRIYPAGIMLERACTKTYTLPGTDLTLQPGDLVHVPVWSLQHDARYWPDPEAFLPDRFLPENKNNNHAYTHMPFSLGPRNCIAMRFALLEAKVVLAKLLLEAELELAPGHEELVLETSKSQLRSKHGLKLVLKPVKG; translated from the exons ATGGGCGTAGAGACGTGGGTGCTGCTGGCGACGGTGGTGGCGCTGGCGTGGCTGTATTCGAGGTGGCGCCACAGCTACTGGGCCTCCAGGGGCGTCGCCTCCCCGCCAGCCCTGCCCTTCATCGGACACTTCAACAAGTCGTTTCTCGTCAACCCGAGACTGTGGGAGACCTATGATGAG aattACAAGAAATTTTCGCGGATGTACGGTCTGTATGAGTTCTTCAGACCCATTCTGGTGATCAATGACCCTGAGATGATAAAGCACATACTCGTTAAGGATTTTGAGCACTTCTCAGATCGGAGAAAATTCGACAGGAAGGCAAGTAGCAAAGAGAGAGATACGATGAGCATGGAGATGTTATCGGTAAAAAATGGCGAGGAGTGGAAGGGTCTGCGCTCCATCGTGACGCCAATCTTCACCTCGGGCAAGATCAAGAGTATGTTCCCGCTGGTGTGCGACAAGGCCGACGCTCTCGTTACGTTCTTGATGATGCAAGCGTCAGAAAATTCGTATGTGGACATGAAGAAAAATTTTGGCCGATACACTCTGGACAATATTGCTACTTGCGCTTTTGGCATCGAGTGTAACTCTCTGGTGGATGAAAATTCTGAATTCCTCAAACAAGTAGACTCTTTCTTTGGTCGAAGTcctaagaaaataattaaaggacTACTATTTATGTTTACGCCACGTCTCTTTAAATTACTTGGCCTAAGTGTGAGGCCACCGTCGACGGATTTCTTCATCGACGTTGTGGAACGTAATTTGGCAGCCAGGCGGGCGGGGACCAGGCGCGGCGACTTCCTTGATTTGTTACTGGAGGCCCAGCAGAATTCCAACAAGCCTGACAGTAAATATG TAATGAGCGACATCACCATAGTGGCCCAGTGTGTGATGTTCATCATCGCCGGGTACGATACTACCGCCACCCTGCTGGCCTTCTCCTCTTACCTGCTGGCCAAGAACAAGGATCAGCAGCAGCGCCTCCGAGATGAGGTGCAGTGGGTAGTGGCGGAGCACGGTGGCCTCACCTATCACGGCATAATGGAGGCCAAGCTGCTCGACGCCTGCCTGCAAG aaaCTCTCCGGATATATCCTGCAGGCATAATGCTGGAGCGGGCCTGCACCAAGACCTACAC GTTACCCGGCACAGACCTGACCCTCCAGCCCGGTGACCTGGTGCATGTGCCAGTCTGGAGCCTCCAACACGACGCCCGCTATTGGCCTGACCCTGAGGCCTTCCTTCCGGACCGCTTCCTGCccgaaaacaagaacaataaccaCGCTTACACGCACATGCCCTTCTCGTTGGGACCAAGGAACTGCATTG CCATGCGCTTTGCCCTGCTGGAAGCCAAGGTGGTGCTGGCTAAGCTGCTGCTGGAGGCCGAGCTGGAACTAGCGCCGGGCCATGAGGAGCTGGTATTGGAGACCAGTAAATCACAACTCCGATCCAAGCACGGCTTGAAGCTCGTGTTGAAGCCTGTCAAAGGATGA
- the LOC126998941 gene encoding DNA-directed RNA polymerases I and III subunit RPAC1-like isoform X2, with protein MEARRLKVEEFQLVEEMDGKSSEATSDSSTGSVEVISMDPSEMEIDFIGYDISLVNAYRRIILAEVATMAIEKVYMYNNTSIVQDEVLAHRLGLVPLKVDPRFFEFRNKDDTEWAAQDSVKYELKVRCSKNPEAAPNETNPDVLFINRKVLSSSLKWVPIGNQTDIFQETNMQPLHDDILLAKMNSGHEINLEAYAVKGIGCDHAKFQPGLCWYRMLPEIELTREVEGKQADLLQTCFSPGVIDVITTSEGKRVAKVKDARNDSCSRNIFQHDNIKDAVKLTRKVDHIIFYIESHSALKSYEMLEEAVKIMSGKCDTLLSEIEKHLETNMET; from the exons ATGGAAGCGAGGAGGCTCAAGGTGGAGGAGTTTCAGCTGGTGGAG GAGATGGATGGCAAGAGTTCAGAAGCTACAAGTGACTCATCAACTGGCAGCGTGGAGGTCATAAGCATGGATCCCAGTGAGATGGAGATTGACTTCATTGGTTATGACATTTCTCTTGTCAATGCATACAGGAGAATAATCCTAGCAGAG GTAGCAACAATGGCAATAGAAAAGGTGTACATGTACAACAACACCAGCATTGTTCAAGATGAAGTTCTAGCTCACAGACTTGGCTTAGTTCCGCTAAAAGTTGACCCACGCTTCTTTGAGTTCAGGAACAAAG ATGACACAGAGTGGGCAGCACAGGATTCTGTCAAATATGAACTTAAAGTACGCTGTTCTAAGAACCCAGAGGCAGCACCCAATGAGACCAACCCAGATGTCTTATTCATCAACAGAAAAG TTCTTTCATCAAGTTTGAAATGGGTTCCAATAGGAAATCAGACAGACATCTTCCAGGAAACCAACATGCAGCCACTCCACGATGATATCCTCCTTGCCAAGATGAACAGTGGACATGAAATAAACTTAGAGGCCTATGCTGTAAAAG GTATTGGTTGTGACCATGCCAAATTCCAACCTGGTTTGTGCTGGTATCGCATGCTGCCAGAGATTGAGTTGACtcgagaagtggaggggaagcaGGCAGATCTCCTGCAGACATGTTTTTCTCCTGGAGTGATTGATGTCATCACAACATCTGAGG GGAAGCGAGTAGCAAAAGTGAAGGATGCCAGAAACGACTCCTGCTCACGGAATATTTTTCAGCATGACAACATAAAGGATGCAGTTAAACTTACAAGGAAAGTGGATCACATTATTT TTTACATCGAATCACACAGTGCACTGAAGAGCTATGAGATGCTGGAGGAAGCAGTGAAGATAATGAGTGGGAAGTGTGATACACTGTTGAGTGA
- the LOC126998941 gene encoding DNA-directed RNA polymerases I and III subunit RPAC1-like isoform X1 has protein sequence MAASLFLPRSPGCADCQVSLNSFQEMDGKSSEATSDSSTGSVEVISMDPSEMEIDFIGYDISLVNAYRRIILAEVATMAIEKVYMYNNTSIVQDEVLAHRLGLVPLKVDPRFFEFRNKDDTEWAAQDSVKYELKVRCSKNPEAAPNETNPDVLFINRKVLSSSLKWVPIGNQTDIFQETNMQPLHDDILLAKMNSGHEINLEAYAVKGIGCDHAKFQPGLCWYRMLPEIELTREVEGKQADLLQTCFSPGVIDVITTSEGKRVAKVKDARNDSCSRNIFQHDNIKDAVKLTRKVDHIIFYIESHSALKSYEMLEEAVKIMSGKCDTLLSEIEKHLETNMET, from the exons ATGGCAGCGTCGCTCTTCCTCCCCAGGTCCCCTGGGTGCGCTGACTGTCAAGTGTCTCTAAATAGTTtccag GAGATGGATGGCAAGAGTTCAGAAGCTACAAGTGACTCATCAACTGGCAGCGTGGAGGTCATAAGCATGGATCCCAGTGAGATGGAGATTGACTTCATTGGTTATGACATTTCTCTTGTCAATGCATACAGGAGAATAATCCTAGCAGAG GTAGCAACAATGGCAATAGAAAAGGTGTACATGTACAACAACACCAGCATTGTTCAAGATGAAGTTCTAGCTCACAGACTTGGCTTAGTTCCGCTAAAAGTTGACCCACGCTTCTTTGAGTTCAGGAACAAAG ATGACACAGAGTGGGCAGCACAGGATTCTGTCAAATATGAACTTAAAGTACGCTGTTCTAAGAACCCAGAGGCAGCACCCAATGAGACCAACCCAGATGTCTTATTCATCAACAGAAAAG TTCTTTCATCAAGTTTGAAATGGGTTCCAATAGGAAATCAGACAGACATCTTCCAGGAAACCAACATGCAGCCACTCCACGATGATATCCTCCTTGCCAAGATGAACAGTGGACATGAAATAAACTTAGAGGCCTATGCTGTAAAAG GTATTGGTTGTGACCATGCCAAATTCCAACCTGGTTTGTGCTGGTATCGCATGCTGCCAGAGATTGAGTTGACtcgagaagtggaggggaagcaGGCAGATCTCCTGCAGACATGTTTTTCTCCTGGAGTGATTGATGTCATCACAACATCTGAGG GGAAGCGAGTAGCAAAAGTGAAGGATGCCAGAAACGACTCCTGCTCACGGAATATTTTTCAGCATGACAACATAAAGGATGCAGTTAAACTTACAAGGAAAGTGGATCACATTATTT TTTACATCGAATCACACAGTGCACTGAAGAGCTATGAGATGCTGGAGGAAGCAGTGAAGATAATGAGTGGGAAGTGTGATACACTGTTGAGTGA